One window of the Maridesulfovibrio ferrireducens genome contains the following:
- a CDS encoding phage holin family protein yields MDRLTQAEFWAKLSIPILISTLGGIVRSLQRTDRCSWKSLAIGTLTSGFTGVVVHLLISDLAVSDAVRAGIVGVSGFASGDLLKVLSNRACKIAKGE; encoded by the coding sequence GTGGACCGTTTAACTCAAGCCGAATTCTGGGCGAAACTGTCCATACCAATACTCATTTCTACGCTTGGGGGGATTGTGCGATCCCTCCAGCGCACTGACCGTTGTTCGTGGAAATCCTTAGCAATCGGAACACTCACATCAGGGTTCACCGGAGTTGTCGTACATCTGTTGATATCTGATCTGGCGGTTTCGGATGCTGTTAGGGCTGGCATTGTAGGCGTGAGCGGGTTTGCATCTGGCGACTTGCTGAAGGTGTTGTCTAATCGGGCTTGTAAGATTGCTAAGGGGGAATAG